The Niastella koreensis GR20-10 genome includes a window with the following:
- a CDS encoding heavy-metal-associated domain-containing protein: MKKLLLLAFAVIGITTFASAQAKKGIQTVTIQTPTVQCESCKKRIEDYLKREDGIQKANVDFKHHVTKVTYVAERTNPENIKAAIANAGYDADDVKADEEAYKKLPKCCKKTEDGGGGM; the protein is encoded by the coding sequence ATGAAGAAATTACTTTTACTGGCATTTGCCGTTATTGGAATTACCACCTTCGCCTCTGCACAGGCCAAGAAAGGAATCCAAACCGTGACCATTCAAACGCCAACCGTTCAATGCGAAAGTTGCAAAAAACGCATCGAGGATTACCTGAAACGCGAAGATGGAATTCAGAAAGCCAACGTGGATTTCAAGCATCATGTTACCAAAGTTACCTACGTTGCCGAGCGCACGAATCCTGAAAATATCAAGGCCGCAATTGCCAACGCCGGATACGATGCCGACGATGTAAAAGCCGACGAAGAAGCCTACAAAAAACTGCCCAAGTGTTGTAAGAAAACTGAAGATGGCGGCGGCGGGATGTAA
- a CDS encoding LEA type 2 family protein, translating to MRKLSLWMLLPLLAVSCAKPTGFNYLGVRNFKVMKFGLKESTVGADAEFYNPNKFPVTMKSGSVDVYVNNNFFGKTTIDSSIQVPKKDTFLLPVVLKVDMSASAMQLIQTLATGSDSVKIKLDGSAKIGRSGIFINYPIRYEGMQKIKF from the coding sequence ATGCGAAAACTGAGTTTGTGGATGCTCCTACCCCTCCTGGCAGTATCCTGTGCCAAGCCAACCGGATTCAATTACCTGGGGGTTAGAAATTTTAAAGTCATGAAGTTTGGGTTGAAGGAATCGACAGTGGGAGCAGATGCAGAATTTTATAATCCGAACAAGTTCCCGGTGACTATGAAAAGCGGGTCGGTTGATGTGTACGTGAACAATAATTTTTTCGGAAAGACGACCATCGACTCCAGCATCCAGGTTCCGAAAAAAGACACCTTTTTGCTGCCGGTGGTTTTGAAAGTTGACATGAGTGCGTCGGCCATGCAGTTGATCCAGACCCTGGCAACCGGATCGGACAGCGTGAAAATAAAATTGGATGGAAGTGCAAAAATTGGCCGCAGCGGCATCTTTATTAATTACCCGATCCGGTACGAAGGCATGCAAAAAATCAAATTCTAA
- a CDS encoding WbqC family protein — protein MKLLVESQYFPPVTLFRMSIRFSNVNIDVYDPWRKMSFRNRCVVVGGNGPINLSIPVVEGREQKKPLKEVMIDNRKRWQVQHWRTIVSCYNRSPWFSFFEPELEALYRQPVDLLGDWNRTCFEWVTKKLGVGVYADYSEYVPGGNGDGDVVDWRNKLTPKSIQTEMNDLVRYHQVFEDRIGFIPNLSILDLLFCEGKNARRILAAGI, from the coding sequence ATGAAGTTATTAGTTGAAAGTCAATATTTTCCGCCAGTTACCTTATTCAGAATGTCAATTCGTTTTTCAAATGTAAATATTGATGTATATGATCCCTGGCGAAAAATGAGTTTCAGAAATCGCTGTGTGGTGGTTGGCGGGAACGGTCCTATCAACCTCAGCATTCCGGTGGTGGAAGGCCGGGAACAGAAAAAGCCGTTGAAGGAGGTAATGATCGATAACCGGAAGCGCTGGCAGGTGCAACATTGGCGAACCATCGTTTCCTGTTACAACCGGTCGCCTTGGTTCAGCTTTTTTGAACCGGAGCTGGAGGCATTGTACCGGCAACCGGTTGACTTGTTGGGCGACTGGAACCGGACCTGTTTTGAATGGGTAACTAAAAAATTAGGTGTTGGTGTTTATGCAGATTATTCTGAATATGTTCCGGGGGGAAATGGAGATGGGGATGTGGTAGACTGGCGGAACAAACTGACCCCAAAATCCATCCAAACTGAGATGAACGACCTGGTTCGGTACCACCAGGTTTTTGAAGATCGCATAGGATTTATTCCTAATTTATCTATTTTAGACCTGTTGTTTTGTGAAGGGAAAAACGCCCGGCGGATTTTGGCGGCTGGGATCTGA